One region of Eupeodes corollae chromosome 1, idEupCoro1.1, whole genome shotgun sequence genomic DNA includes:
- the LOC129940543 gene encoding uncharacterized protein LOC129940543 produces MADTEVKRKGRPKKRESEAEAPAKSPPKKAAISNGDDAAVPAKRGRGRPPKAVTKASKKPPPVPGRGRGRPPSKPAAAASKKKETSDEEEDEEEEEKKESSEAEAEDSS; encoded by the exons ATGGCTGATACTGAAGTTAAGAGGAAAGGACGACCAAAGAAGAGGGAATCCGAAGCTGAA GCACCAGCAAAATCCCCACCAAAAAAGGCTGCTATAAGCAATGGTGATGATGCGGCAGTTCCTGCTAAACGAGGTCGGGGGCGTCCACCCAAGGCTGTTACAAAAGCATCAAAAAAACCCCCGCCAGTACCTGGTAGAGGGCGTGGTCGTCCGCCAAGCAAACCTGCAGCAGCTGCaagcaaaaagaaagaaacctCAGATGAAGAGgaggacgaggaagaagaggagaAGAAGGAGTCTTCTGAGGCCGAAGCCGAAGATtcatcttaa